In Hippoglossus stenolepis isolate QCI-W04-F060 chromosome 21, HSTE1.2, whole genome shotgun sequence, one DNA window encodes the following:
- the LOC118100565 gene encoding SUN domain-containing protein 1-like isoform X9: MSDEDLYLQSWGWTDLSSFLSSEPQVVSSLRTRTMSRLSLRLDNGLLDHSLPLSSASYSAGGGSWRSSRSLKPRRSQHHSVSCSESLLVPSPRKPSGRSLHSSSVHSVTSDTSLLSSLLDESSIQDATLVDTLWGLDHDVDPKESTIVAEQSTVLANCTLIGSDSFCVKHTGQTLSRVYCKDCELHPDKKESVTTRSSSSKYTTSSSVSGERELETSIVYDRDRSRRRRTARSDHCGVMELKETTNSLKEALHPNGSLCKTGGAILRWLSRRWHHMTAPDRAVLLTRSPPRFVLFLVPLLLFLIGPCWFGLAGIQSILAALNITDWTKVVSDVPALSSIYSFMSSQSPSAENAAEGSGEVQLYEEPLYPRPPPAEEEESDRLVGLEQSLTVLWGRVEAAGQQAEQRHREVLGLYADLQQRVSARSGEDDLQLWLSSLIDHELTELRRRLDEERQREQMQQLSQQQSLSSRLDQLELQLLAAQTEEDQWRREAASVPQSTLPAAISMGVDRQSHDALLAEVARLEVALEDVRRDVDGLSGFKDRCRQLDGVQQTISEQVSAQVREEVRALVYGNQVTVAGGGDSDTLQWLSQQYVSRADLQVALSSLERSILQNIKLQLVQHRNEEVRETVLQTTGTAGDTVTPEDVHVIVKNALRLFSQDQTGLADYALESGGGSVLSTRCSETYETKAALLSLFGLPLWYFSQSPRTVIQPDVHPGNCWAFRGSTGFLVIRLSMRILPTAFSLEHIPKALAPSGALHSAPRDFSVYGLDDERQDRGKLLGAYTYDEDGEALQTYAATEENDQMFQIIEVKVLSNWGHQEYTCIYRFRVHGSPSDV; the protein is encoded by the exons atgAGTGACGAGGACCTGTACCTGCAGAGTTGGGGCTGGACTGATCT CTCCAGCTTCTTGTCGTCGGAGCCGCAGGTCGTCTCCTCCCTTCGGACCAGGACCATGTCCAGACTCAGTCTGCGGCTCGATAACGGTCTGTTGGATCACAGTCTGCCGCTCAGCAGCGCCTCCTACAGcgcaggaggaggcagctggaggagcagcag GTCCCTGAAGCCTCGTCGTTCCCAGCATCACTCTGTCTCCTGCTCGGAGTCTCTCCTCGTCCCGTCTCCTCGTAAACCGTCCGGCCGCtcgctccacagcagcagcgtcCACAGCGTGACCTCAGACACCTCCCTGCTGTCCTCGCTGCTGGACGAGTCGTCCATCCAGGACGCCACGCTGGTCGACACCCTCTGGG GTTTGGACCATGACGTTGATCCTAAAG AAAGCACCATCGTAGCAGAGCAGAGTACTGTCCTGGCAAACtgcactctgattggctcagaCAGCTTCTGTGTCAAACACACGGGGCAGACGCTCAGCAGGGTTTACTGCAAGGACTGTGAGCTGCATCCGGACAAGAAGGAGTCCGTCACCACACGCAGTTCCTCCTCCAAAtacaccacctcctcctcggtGTCAGGGGAGAGAGAACTGGAGACCTCCATCGTCTACGACCGAGATCGGAGCCGCAGGAGGAGAACAG CTCGGTCTGATCACTGTGGAGTCATGGAGTTGAAGGAGACGACCAACAGCCTGAAGGAGGCGCTACATCCCAATGGATCTCTGT gtaaaaCAGGAGGTGCCATCCTCCGGTGGCTCAGCAGAAGATGGCATCACATGACTGCTCCTGATCGTGCCGTCCTACTGACTCg GTCCCCGCCCAGATTTGTCCTGTTCcttgttcctctgctgctcttcctcatcG GCCCATGTTGGTTTGGCCTCGCCGGCATTCAGTCCATCCTCGCAGCTTTAAACATCACAGATTGGACGAAGGTGGTCTCCGACGTCCCCGCTCTGTCCTCCATTTACAGCTTCATGTCCTCACAGAGCCCATCAGCGGAGAACGCTGCAGAGGGGTCAGGGGAGGTGCAGCTGTATGAGGAGCCGCTCTATCCTCGACCTCCACCAGCCGAGGAG GAAGAGTCGGACCGGCTCGTCGGCCTGGAGCAGAGTCTGACGGTGCTGTGGGGGCGTGTGGAGGCCGCAGGgcagcaggcagagcagagacacagggaggTTCTCGGGCTGTACGCCGACCTCCAGCAGCGCGTCTCTGCTCGGAGCGGCGAGGACGACCTGCAGCTATGGCTCAGCAGCCTGATCGACCATGAGCTGACCGAGCTGAGGAGGCGACTGGACGAGGAGCGACAGAGGGAGCAG atgcagcagctgtcGCAGCAGCAGAGTCTATCGTCTCGTCTGGatcagctggagctgcagctgctggcgGCTCAAACAGAG GAGGATCAGTGGAGGCGAGAAGCTGCGTCCGTTCCACAGTCAACACTTCCTGCTGCCATCAG TATGGGTGTGGACCGTCAGTCCCATGACGCCTTGCTGGCGGAGGTAGCGAGGTTGGAGGTGGCTCTGGAGGACGTAAGGCGGGATGTGGACGGTCTGTCTGGGTTCAAGGACCGTTGCCGACAACTCGATGGAGTCCAGCAGACG ATCTCAGAACAGGTTTCCGCTCAGGTGCGCGAGGAGGTTCGGGCTCTCGTTTATGGGAATCAGGTGACAGTGGCGGGCGGAGGAGACTCCGACACTCTCCAGTGGCTGTCGCAGCAGTATGTCAGTAGGGCTgacctgcaggtggcgctgtcgTCTCTGGAGCGCAGCATCCTGCAGAACATCAAACTGCAGCTGGTGCAGCATCGCAACGAGGAGGTCAGAGAGACCGTCCTGCAAACCACCGGGACTGCCGGGGACACCGTCACCCCGGAG GATGTCCACGTGATCGTGAAGAACGCTCTGCGGCTGTTTTCCCAGGACCAGACTGGCCTCGCCGACTACGCTCTGGAGTCTGGAG ggggcagtgttCTGAGCACTCGCTGCTCTGAGACGTACGAGACGAAGGCGGCGCTGCTCAGTCTGTTCGGACTTCCTCTCTGGTATTTCTCTCAGTCTCCTCGAACTGTCATCCAG CCGGACGTCCATCCAGGAAACTGCTGGGCGTTCAGAGGCTCCACAGGTTTCCTGGTGATCCGTCTCTCCATGAGGATCCTCCCCACGGCCTTCTCCCTGGAGCACATCCCCAAAGCCCTGGCACCCAGTGGGGCGCTGCACAGCGCTCCCCGAGACTTCAGCGTCTAC GGTCTAGATGACGAGCGTCAGGACAGAGGGAAGCTGCTGGGCGCGTACACGTATGACGAGGATGGAGAAGCTCTGCAGACCTACGCCGCCACTG aGGAGAACGATCAGATGTTCCAGATCATCGAGGTGAAGGTTTTGTCCAACTGGGGCCACCAGGAGTACACGTGCATTTACCGTTTCAGAGTGCACGGGTCGCCCAGTGACGTCTGA
- the LOC118100565 gene encoding SUN domain-containing protein 1-like isoform X8, which produces MSDEDLYLQSWGWTDLSSFLSSEPQVVSSLRTRTMSRLSLRLDNGLLDHSLPLSSASYSAGGGSWRSSRSLKPRRSQHHSVSCSESLLVPSPRKPSGRSLHSSSVHSVTSDTSLLSSLLDESSIQDATLVDTLWGLDHDVDPKESTIVAEQSTVLANCTLIGSDSFCVKHTGQTLSRVYCKDCELHPDKKESVTTRSSSSKYTTSSSVSGERELETSIVYDRDRSRRRRTARSDHCGVMELKETTNSLKEALHPNGSLCDGCKEKQLLETDAVASSSRSSLAASVWGLMWSAAVFTGKTGGAILRWLSRRWHHMTAPDRAVLLTRSPPRFVLFLVPLLLFLIGPCWFGLAGIQSILAALNITDWTKVVSDVPALSSIYSFMSSQSPSAENAAEGSGEVQLYEEPLYPRPPPAEEEESDRLVGLEQSLTVLWGRVEAAGQQAEQRHREVLGLYADLQQRVSARSGEDDLQLWLSSLIDHELTELRRRLDEERQREQMQQLSQQQSLSSRLDQLELQLLAAQTEEDQWRREAASVPQSTLPAAISMGVDRQSHDALLAEVARLEVALEDVRRDVDGLSGFKDRCRQLDGVQQTISEQVSAQVREEVRALVYGNQVTVAGGGDSDTLQWLSQQYVSRADLQVALSSLERSILQNIKLQLVQHRNEEVRETVLQTTGTAGDTVTPEDVHVIVKNALRLFSQDQTGLADYALESGGGSVLSTRCSETYETKAALLSLFGLPLWYFSQSPRTVIQPDVHPGNCWAFRGSTGFLVIRLSMRILPTAFSLEHIPKALAPSGALHSAPRDFSVYGLDDERQDRGKLLGAYTYDEDGEALQTYAATEENDQMFQIIEVKVLSNWGHQEYTCIYRFRVHGSPSDV; this is translated from the exons atgAGTGACGAGGACCTGTACCTGCAGAGTTGGGGCTGGACTGATCT CTCCAGCTTCTTGTCGTCGGAGCCGCAGGTCGTCTCCTCCCTTCGGACCAGGACCATGTCCAGACTCAGTCTGCGGCTCGATAACGGTCTGTTGGATCACAGTCTGCCGCTCAGCAGCGCCTCCTACAGcgcaggaggaggcagctggaggagcagcag GTCCCTGAAGCCTCGTCGTTCCCAGCATCACTCTGTCTCCTGCTCGGAGTCTCTCCTCGTCCCGTCTCCTCGTAAACCGTCCGGCCGCtcgctccacagcagcagcgtcCACAGCGTGACCTCAGACACCTCCCTGCTGTCCTCGCTGCTGGACGAGTCGTCCATCCAGGACGCCACGCTGGTCGACACCCTCTGGG GTTTGGACCATGACGTTGATCCTAAAG AAAGCACCATCGTAGCAGAGCAGAGTACTGTCCTGGCAAACtgcactctgattggctcagaCAGCTTCTGTGTCAAACACACGGGGCAGACGCTCAGCAGGGTTTACTGCAAGGACTGTGAGCTGCATCCGGACAAGAAGGAGTCCGTCACCACACGCAGTTCCTCCTCCAAAtacaccacctcctcctcggtGTCAGGGGAGAGAGAACTGGAGACCTCCATCGTCTACGACCGAGATCGGAGCCGCAGGAGGAGAACAG CTCGGTCTGATCACTGTGGAGTCATGGAGTTGAAGGAGACGACCAACAGCCTGAAGGAGGCGCTACATCCCAATGGATCTCTGT GTGACGGCTGTAAGGAGAAGCAGCTCTTGGAGACGGACGCCGTCGCCTCTTCCTCGAGGTCGTCACTGGCGGCCTCTGTGTGGGGGCTGATGTGGAGCGCTGCTGTTTTCACAG gtaaaaCAGGAGGTGCCATCCTCCGGTGGCTCAGCAGAAGATGGCATCACATGACTGCTCCTGATCGTGCCGTCCTACTGACTCg GTCCCCGCCCAGATTTGTCCTGTTCcttgttcctctgctgctcttcctcatcG GCCCATGTTGGTTTGGCCTCGCCGGCATTCAGTCCATCCTCGCAGCTTTAAACATCACAGATTGGACGAAGGTGGTCTCCGACGTCCCCGCTCTGTCCTCCATTTACAGCTTCATGTCCTCACAGAGCCCATCAGCGGAGAACGCTGCAGAGGGGTCAGGGGAGGTGCAGCTGTATGAGGAGCCGCTCTATCCTCGACCTCCACCAGCCGAGGAG GAAGAGTCGGACCGGCTCGTCGGCCTGGAGCAGAGTCTGACGGTGCTGTGGGGGCGTGTGGAGGCCGCAGGgcagcaggcagagcagagacacagggaggTTCTCGGGCTGTACGCCGACCTCCAGCAGCGCGTCTCTGCTCGGAGCGGCGAGGACGACCTGCAGCTATGGCTCAGCAGCCTGATCGACCATGAGCTGACCGAGCTGAGGAGGCGACTGGACGAGGAGCGACAGAGGGAGCAG atgcagcagctgtcGCAGCAGCAGAGTCTATCGTCTCGTCTGGatcagctggagctgcagctgctggcgGCTCAAACAGAG GAGGATCAGTGGAGGCGAGAAGCTGCGTCCGTTCCACAGTCAACACTTCCTGCTGCCATCAG TATGGGTGTGGACCGTCAGTCCCATGACGCCTTGCTGGCGGAGGTAGCGAGGTTGGAGGTGGCTCTGGAGGACGTAAGGCGGGATGTGGACGGTCTGTCTGGGTTCAAGGACCGTTGCCGACAACTCGATGGAGTCCAGCAGACG ATCTCAGAACAGGTTTCCGCTCAGGTGCGCGAGGAGGTTCGGGCTCTCGTTTATGGGAATCAGGTGACAGTGGCGGGCGGAGGAGACTCCGACACTCTCCAGTGGCTGTCGCAGCAGTATGTCAGTAGGGCTgacctgcaggtggcgctgtcgTCTCTGGAGCGCAGCATCCTGCAGAACATCAAACTGCAGCTGGTGCAGCATCGCAACGAGGAGGTCAGAGAGACCGTCCTGCAAACCACCGGGACTGCCGGGGACACCGTCACCCCGGAG GATGTCCACGTGATCGTGAAGAACGCTCTGCGGCTGTTTTCCCAGGACCAGACTGGCCTCGCCGACTACGCTCTGGAGTCTGGAG ggggcagtgttCTGAGCACTCGCTGCTCTGAGACGTACGAGACGAAGGCGGCGCTGCTCAGTCTGTTCGGACTTCCTCTCTGGTATTTCTCTCAGTCTCCTCGAACTGTCATCCAG CCGGACGTCCATCCAGGAAACTGCTGGGCGTTCAGAGGCTCCACAGGTTTCCTGGTGATCCGTCTCTCCATGAGGATCCTCCCCACGGCCTTCTCCCTGGAGCACATCCCCAAAGCCCTGGCACCCAGTGGGGCGCTGCACAGCGCTCCCCGAGACTTCAGCGTCTAC GGTCTAGATGACGAGCGTCAGGACAGAGGGAAGCTGCTGGGCGCGTACACGTATGACGAGGATGGAGAAGCTCTGCAGACCTACGCCGCCACTG aGGAGAACGATCAGATGTTCCAGATCATCGAGGTGAAGGTTTTGTCCAACTGGGGCCACCAGGAGTACACGTGCATTTACCGTTTCAGAGTGCACGGGTCGCCCAGTGACGTCTGA
- the LOC118100565 gene encoding SUN domain-containing protein 1-like isoform X3 codes for MTHHESQLQFKKSSSFLSSEPQVVSSLRTRTMSRLSLRLDNGLLDHSLPLSSASYSAGGGSWRSSRSLKPRRSQHHSVSCSESLLVPSPRKPSGRSLHSSSVHSVTSDTSLLSSLLDESSIQDATLVDTLWGLDHDVDPKESTIVAEQSTVLANCTLIGSDSFCVKHTGQTLSRVYCKDCELHPDKKESVTTRSSSSKYTTSSSVSGERELETSIVYDRDRSRRRRTAGVLASMLDAGVNVSRRAAACVISLLTLICSCLSLQRRHHMTDVLQMWLDLSVVCVRRAAGVCSSVLTLTWQVCQRVTHSDHSRGARSDHCGVMELKETTNSLKEALHPNGSLCDGCKEKQLLETDAVASSSRSSLAASVWGLMWSAAVFTGKTGGAILRWLSRRWHHMTAPDRAVLLTRSPPRFVLFLVPLLLFLIGPCWFGLAGIQSILAALNITDWTKVVSDVPALSSIYSFMSSQSPSAENAAEGSGEVQLYEEPLYPRPPPAEEEESDRLVGLEQSLTVLWGRVEAAGQQAEQRHREVLGLYADLQQRVSARSGEDDLQLWLSSLIDHELTELRRRLDEERQREQMQQLSQQQSLSSRLDQLELQLLAAQTEEDQWRREAASVPQSTLPAAISMGVDRQSHDALLAEVARLEVALEDVRRDVDGLSGFKDRCRQLDGVQQTISEQVSAQVREEVRALVYGNQVTVAGGGDSDTLQWLSQQYVSRADLQVALSSLERSILQNIKLQLVQHRNEEVRETVLQTTGTAGDTVTPEDVHVIVKNALRLFSQDQTGLADYALESGGGSVLSTRCSETYETKAALLSLFGLPLWYFSQSPRTVIQPDVHPGNCWAFRGSTGFLVIRLSMRILPTAFSLEHIPKALAPSGALHSAPRDFSVYGLDDERQDRGKLLGAYTYDEDGEALQTYAATEENDQMFQIIEVKVLSNWGHQEYTCIYRFRVHGSPSDV; via the exons ATGACGCATCACGAAAGTCAgctacaatttaaaaaaag CTCCAGCTTCTTGTCGTCGGAGCCGCAGGTCGTCTCCTCCCTTCGGACCAGGACCATGTCCAGACTCAGTCTGCGGCTCGATAACGGTCTGTTGGATCACAGTCTGCCGCTCAGCAGCGCCTCCTACAGcgcaggaggaggcagctggaggagcagcag GTCCCTGAAGCCTCGTCGTTCCCAGCATCACTCTGTCTCCTGCTCGGAGTCTCTCCTCGTCCCGTCTCCTCGTAAACCGTCCGGCCGCtcgctccacagcagcagcgtcCACAGCGTGACCTCAGACACCTCCCTGCTGTCCTCGCTGCTGGACGAGTCGTCCATCCAGGACGCCACGCTGGTCGACACCCTCTGGG GTTTGGACCATGACGTTGATCCTAAAG AAAGCACCATCGTAGCAGAGCAGAGTACTGTCCTGGCAAACtgcactctgattggctcagaCAGCTTCTGTGTCAAACACACGGGGCAGACGCTCAGCAGGGTTTACTGCAAGGACTGTGAGCTGCATCCGGACAAGAAGGAGTCCGTCACCACACGCAGTTCCTCCTCCAAAtacaccacctcctcctcggtGTCAGGGGAGAGAGAACTGGAGACCTCCATCGTCTACGACCGAGATCGGAGCCGCAGGAGGAGAACAG CAGGTGTTTTGGCATCCATGTTGGatgcaggtgtgaatgtgagcaggAGGGCGGCGGCCTGTGTCATCTCCCTGCTCACTCTGATTTGCAGTTGCCTGTCGCTGCAGAGACGCCACCACATGACAG ATGTGCTGCAGATGTGGCTGGACCtgtcagtggtgtgtgtgaggagagcagcaggcgtctgcagctctgtgctcaCACTCACCTGGCAGGTGTGTCAGCGCGTCACACACTCTGACCACAGTCGTGGAG CTCGGTCTGATCACTGTGGAGTCATGGAGTTGAAGGAGACGACCAACAGCCTGAAGGAGGCGCTACATCCCAATGGATCTCTGT GTGACGGCTGTAAGGAGAAGCAGCTCTTGGAGACGGACGCCGTCGCCTCTTCCTCGAGGTCGTCACTGGCGGCCTCTGTGTGGGGGCTGATGTGGAGCGCTGCTGTTTTCACAG gtaaaaCAGGAGGTGCCATCCTCCGGTGGCTCAGCAGAAGATGGCATCACATGACTGCTCCTGATCGTGCCGTCCTACTGACTCg GTCCCCGCCCAGATTTGTCCTGTTCcttgttcctctgctgctcttcctcatcG GCCCATGTTGGTTTGGCCTCGCCGGCATTCAGTCCATCCTCGCAGCTTTAAACATCACAGATTGGACGAAGGTGGTCTCCGACGTCCCCGCTCTGTCCTCCATTTACAGCTTCATGTCCTCACAGAGCCCATCAGCGGAGAACGCTGCAGAGGGGTCAGGGGAGGTGCAGCTGTATGAGGAGCCGCTCTATCCTCGACCTCCACCAGCCGAGGAG GAAGAGTCGGACCGGCTCGTCGGCCTGGAGCAGAGTCTGACGGTGCTGTGGGGGCGTGTGGAGGCCGCAGGgcagcaggcagagcagagacacagggaggTTCTCGGGCTGTACGCCGACCTCCAGCAGCGCGTCTCTGCTCGGAGCGGCGAGGACGACCTGCAGCTATGGCTCAGCAGCCTGATCGACCATGAGCTGACCGAGCTGAGGAGGCGACTGGACGAGGAGCGACAGAGGGAGCAG atgcagcagctgtcGCAGCAGCAGAGTCTATCGTCTCGTCTGGatcagctggagctgcagctgctggcgGCTCAAACAGAG GAGGATCAGTGGAGGCGAGAAGCTGCGTCCGTTCCACAGTCAACACTTCCTGCTGCCATCAG TATGGGTGTGGACCGTCAGTCCCATGACGCCTTGCTGGCGGAGGTAGCGAGGTTGGAGGTGGCTCTGGAGGACGTAAGGCGGGATGTGGACGGTCTGTCTGGGTTCAAGGACCGTTGCCGACAACTCGATGGAGTCCAGCAGACG ATCTCAGAACAGGTTTCCGCTCAGGTGCGCGAGGAGGTTCGGGCTCTCGTTTATGGGAATCAGGTGACAGTGGCGGGCGGAGGAGACTCCGACACTCTCCAGTGGCTGTCGCAGCAGTATGTCAGTAGGGCTgacctgcaggtggcgctgtcgTCTCTGGAGCGCAGCATCCTGCAGAACATCAAACTGCAGCTGGTGCAGCATCGCAACGAGGAGGTCAGAGAGACCGTCCTGCAAACCACCGGGACTGCCGGGGACACCGTCACCCCGGAG GATGTCCACGTGATCGTGAAGAACGCTCTGCGGCTGTTTTCCCAGGACCAGACTGGCCTCGCCGACTACGCTCTGGAGTCTGGAG ggggcagtgttCTGAGCACTCGCTGCTCTGAGACGTACGAGACGAAGGCGGCGCTGCTCAGTCTGTTCGGACTTCCTCTCTGGTATTTCTCTCAGTCTCCTCGAACTGTCATCCAG CCGGACGTCCATCCAGGAAACTGCTGGGCGTTCAGAGGCTCCACAGGTTTCCTGGTGATCCGTCTCTCCATGAGGATCCTCCCCACGGCCTTCTCCCTGGAGCACATCCCCAAAGCCCTGGCACCCAGTGGGGCGCTGCACAGCGCTCCCCGAGACTTCAGCGTCTAC GGTCTAGATGACGAGCGTCAGGACAGAGGGAAGCTGCTGGGCGCGTACACGTATGACGAGGATGGAGAAGCTCTGCAGACCTACGCCGCCACTG aGGAGAACGATCAGATGTTCCAGATCATCGAGGTGAAGGTTTTGTCCAACTGGGGCCACCAGGAGTACACGTGCATTTACCGTTTCAGAGTGCACGGGTCGCCCAGTGACGTCTGA
- the LOC118100565 gene encoding SUN domain-containing protein 1-like isoform X5: protein MSDEDLYLQSWGWTDLSSFLSSEPQVVSSLRTRTMSRLSLRLDNGLLDHSLPLSSASYSAGGGSWRSSRSLKPRRSQHHSVSCSESLLVPSPRKPSGRSLHSSSVHSVTSDTSLLSSLLDESSIQDATLVDTLWGLDHDVDPKESTIVAEQSTVLANCTLIGSDSFCVKHTGQTLSRVYCKDCELHPDKKESVTTRSSSSKYTTSSSVSGERELETSIVYDRDRSRRRRTAGVLASMLDAGVNVSRRAAACVISLLTLICSCLSLQRRHHMTDVLQMWLDLSVVCVRRAAGVCSSVLTLTWQVCQRVTHSDHSRGARSDHCGVMELKETTNSLKEALHPNGSLCKTGGAILRWLSRRWHHMTAPDRAVLLTRSPPRFVLFLVPLLLFLIGPCWFGLAGIQSILAALNITDWTKVVSDVPALSSIYSFMSSQSPSAENAAEGSGEVQLYEEPLYPRPPPAEEEESDRLVGLEQSLTVLWGRVEAAGQQAEQRHREVLGLYADLQQRVSARSGEDDLQLWLSSLIDHELTELRRRLDEERQREQMQQLSQQQSLSSRLDQLELQLLAAQTEEDQWRREAASVPQSTLPAAISMGVDRQSHDALLAEVARLEVALEDVRRDVDGLSGFKDRCRQLDGVQQTISEQVSAQVREEVRALVYGNQVTVAGGGDSDTLQWLSQQYVSRADLQVALSSLERSILQNIKLQLVQHRNEEVRETVLQTTGTAGDTVTPEDVHVIVKNALRLFSQDQTGLADYALESGGGSVLSTRCSETYETKAALLSLFGLPLWYFSQSPRTVIQPDVHPGNCWAFRGSTGFLVIRLSMRILPTAFSLEHIPKALAPSGALHSAPRDFSVYGLDDERQDRGKLLGAYTYDEDGEALQTYAATEENDQMFQIIEVKVLSNWGHQEYTCIYRFRVHGSPSDV, encoded by the exons atgAGTGACGAGGACCTGTACCTGCAGAGTTGGGGCTGGACTGATCT CTCCAGCTTCTTGTCGTCGGAGCCGCAGGTCGTCTCCTCCCTTCGGACCAGGACCATGTCCAGACTCAGTCTGCGGCTCGATAACGGTCTGTTGGATCACAGTCTGCCGCTCAGCAGCGCCTCCTACAGcgcaggaggaggcagctggaggagcagcag GTCCCTGAAGCCTCGTCGTTCCCAGCATCACTCTGTCTCCTGCTCGGAGTCTCTCCTCGTCCCGTCTCCTCGTAAACCGTCCGGCCGCtcgctccacagcagcagcgtcCACAGCGTGACCTCAGACACCTCCCTGCTGTCCTCGCTGCTGGACGAGTCGTCCATCCAGGACGCCACGCTGGTCGACACCCTCTGGG GTTTGGACCATGACGTTGATCCTAAAG AAAGCACCATCGTAGCAGAGCAGAGTACTGTCCTGGCAAACtgcactctgattggctcagaCAGCTTCTGTGTCAAACACACGGGGCAGACGCTCAGCAGGGTTTACTGCAAGGACTGTGAGCTGCATCCGGACAAGAAGGAGTCCGTCACCACACGCAGTTCCTCCTCCAAAtacaccacctcctcctcggtGTCAGGGGAGAGAGAACTGGAGACCTCCATCGTCTACGACCGAGATCGGAGCCGCAGGAGGAGAACAG CAGGTGTTTTGGCATCCATGTTGGatgcaggtgtgaatgtgagcaggAGGGCGGCGGCCTGTGTCATCTCCCTGCTCACTCTGATTTGCAGTTGCCTGTCGCTGCAGAGACGCCACCACATGACAG ATGTGCTGCAGATGTGGCTGGACCtgtcagtggtgtgtgtgaggagagcagcaggcgtctgcagctctgtgctcaCACTCACCTGGCAGGTGTGTCAGCGCGTCACACACTCTGACCACAGTCGTGGAG CTCGGTCTGATCACTGTGGAGTCATGGAGTTGAAGGAGACGACCAACAGCCTGAAGGAGGCGCTACATCCCAATGGATCTCTGT gtaaaaCAGGAGGTGCCATCCTCCGGTGGCTCAGCAGAAGATGGCATCACATGACTGCTCCTGATCGTGCCGTCCTACTGACTCg GTCCCCGCCCAGATTTGTCCTGTTCcttgttcctctgctgctcttcctcatcG GCCCATGTTGGTTTGGCCTCGCCGGCATTCAGTCCATCCTCGCAGCTTTAAACATCACAGATTGGACGAAGGTGGTCTCCGACGTCCCCGCTCTGTCCTCCATTTACAGCTTCATGTCCTCACAGAGCCCATCAGCGGAGAACGCTGCAGAGGGGTCAGGGGAGGTGCAGCTGTATGAGGAGCCGCTCTATCCTCGACCTCCACCAGCCGAGGAG GAAGAGTCGGACCGGCTCGTCGGCCTGGAGCAGAGTCTGACGGTGCTGTGGGGGCGTGTGGAGGCCGCAGGgcagcaggcagagcagagacacagggaggTTCTCGGGCTGTACGCCGACCTCCAGCAGCGCGTCTCTGCTCGGAGCGGCGAGGACGACCTGCAGCTATGGCTCAGCAGCCTGATCGACCATGAGCTGACCGAGCTGAGGAGGCGACTGGACGAGGAGCGACAGAGGGAGCAG atgcagcagctgtcGCAGCAGCAGAGTCTATCGTCTCGTCTGGatcagctggagctgcagctgctggcgGCTCAAACAGAG GAGGATCAGTGGAGGCGAGAAGCTGCGTCCGTTCCACAGTCAACACTTCCTGCTGCCATCAG TATGGGTGTGGACCGTCAGTCCCATGACGCCTTGCTGGCGGAGGTAGCGAGGTTGGAGGTGGCTCTGGAGGACGTAAGGCGGGATGTGGACGGTCTGTCTGGGTTCAAGGACCGTTGCCGACAACTCGATGGAGTCCAGCAGACG ATCTCAGAACAGGTTTCCGCTCAGGTGCGCGAGGAGGTTCGGGCTCTCGTTTATGGGAATCAGGTGACAGTGGCGGGCGGAGGAGACTCCGACACTCTCCAGTGGCTGTCGCAGCAGTATGTCAGTAGGGCTgacctgcaggtggcgctgtcgTCTCTGGAGCGCAGCATCCTGCAGAACATCAAACTGCAGCTGGTGCAGCATCGCAACGAGGAGGTCAGAGAGACCGTCCTGCAAACCACCGGGACTGCCGGGGACACCGTCACCCCGGAG GATGTCCACGTGATCGTGAAGAACGCTCTGCGGCTGTTTTCCCAGGACCAGACTGGCCTCGCCGACTACGCTCTGGAGTCTGGAG ggggcagtgttCTGAGCACTCGCTGCTCTGAGACGTACGAGACGAAGGCGGCGCTGCTCAGTCTGTTCGGACTTCCTCTCTGGTATTTCTCTCAGTCTCCTCGAACTGTCATCCAG CCGGACGTCCATCCAGGAAACTGCTGGGCGTTCAGAGGCTCCACAGGTTTCCTGGTGATCCGTCTCTCCATGAGGATCCTCCCCACGGCCTTCTCCCTGGAGCACATCCCCAAAGCCCTGGCACCCAGTGGGGCGCTGCACAGCGCTCCCCGAGACTTCAGCGTCTAC GGTCTAGATGACGAGCGTCAGGACAGAGGGAAGCTGCTGGGCGCGTACACGTATGACGAGGATGGAGAAGCTCTGCAGACCTACGCCGCCACTG aGGAGAACGATCAGATGTTCCAGATCATCGAGGTGAAGGTTTTGTCCAACTGGGGCCACCAGGAGTACACGTGCATTTACCGTTTCAGAGTGCACGGGTCGCCCAGTGACGTCTGA